Proteins from a genomic interval of Procambarus clarkii isolate CNS0578487 chromosome 45, FALCON_Pclarkii_2.0, whole genome shotgun sequence:
- the LOC123770189 gene encoding uncharacterized protein — MNVSNCSGFTTRYLYYFFLDGSPVDIRERSHESDEVFISDETEELSLEHGCLKTAACDAAKGTCQRAACTVLQKKIKGGCTGSVCQCCAPRGCDPQPKCKKFGGFCALACGPGLQVLPGGCTGTCSCCVKPCGTSDECEDWHGVCQRQRCAPGQRELVDACPGQGCRCCSPAGPIRDAESNNTVGEVIEEATGGEESGVEINVEAAVTDQEEEEEDEEDKEEP; from the exons ATGAACGTTTCGAATTGCAGTGGATTTACAACAAGATatctatattatttttttttagatgGATCACCAGTGGATATAAGAGAGAGATCTCACGAATCCGACGAAGTCTTCATCTCTGACGAAACCGAAGAACTCTCATTAGAACATG GTTGCCTCAAAACCGCAGCCTGCGACGCTGCCAAGGGAACGTGTCAAAGGGCAGCTTGCACTGTGCTACAGAAGAAGATCAAAGGAGGATGCACAGGCAGTGTGTGTCAGTGCTGTGCCCCCAGAG GTTGTGACCCTCAACCtaaatgcaagaaatttggaGGATTTTGTGCCCTAGCGTGCGGGCCCGGCCTGCAAGTGCTCCCAGGGGGCTGCACTGGGACGTGCAGCTGCTGTGTTAAAC CGTGTGGCACCTCTGACGAGTGTGAGGACTGGCATGGTGTCTGCCAGCGACAAAGGTGTGCCCCCGGACAGAGAGAGCTTGTAGATGCCTGTCCAGGACAAGGCTGTCGGTGTTGTTCACCTGCCG GCCCAATACGTGACGCTGAAAGTAACAACACTGTTGGTGAGGTGATTGAGGAAGCAACTGGAGGAGAAGAGAGCGGTGTAGAGATCAACGTAGAGGCTGCAGTGACAgaccaagaagaagaagaagaagacgaaGAAGATAAAGAAGAGCCATAA